A single region of the Bartonella harrusi genome encodes:
- a CDS encoding regulatory protein GemA, giving the protein MSLAVLHMGKRALGLDDETYRALLYRLTGKQSAKDLTVLEQRLVVDEMKACGFQESRKRLEGKYAKKLQALWIAGWNLGIIRDRSDKALLAFVKRQTGIDHIRFLRDGDDAAKAIEALKSWLEREGGVDWKGKKIQDSLQKLLGQKLPGYLILCAQWKRLHPHSSFDCEAFHQGVMAESGKGVGEMDVFAFREVMNVWGRKIRGRKGYGG; this is encoded by the coding sequence ATGTCTTTGGCTGTTCTTCATATGGGCAAACGTGCTTTAGGTCTTGATGATGAGACCTATCGCGCTTTGCTTTATCGCTTAACAGGCAAGCAATCGGCAAAAGATTTAACTGTTTTAGAACAGCGTCTTGTTGTTGATGAGATGAAAGCGTGCGGTTTTCAGGAAAGTAGAAAACGGTTAGAGGGCAAATATGCTAAAAAGCTTCAGGCTTTATGGATTGCGGGATGGAATCTTGGCATTATCCGTGATCGTTCAGATAAGGCGTTGCTTGCCTTTGTCAAGCGGCAAACGGGGATTGATCATATTCGTTTTTTACGGGATGGGGATGATGCGGCTAAAGCTATTGAGGCGTTAAAAAGTTGGTTAGAGCGTGAGGGCGGGGTTGACTGGAAAGGGAAAAAGATTCAAGATTCTTTACAGAAATTACTGGGGCAGAAACTACCGGGATATTTGATTTTATGTGCCCAATGGAAGCGTTTGCATCCGCATAGTTCCTTTGACTGTGAGGCTTTTCATCAAGGTGTTATGGCTGAAAGCGGTAAGGGGGTGGGCGAGATGGATGTTTTTGCTTTTAGAGAAGTGATGAATGTTTGGGGGCGGAAAATTCGCGGGAGGAAAGGTTATGGGGGATAA
- a CDS encoding AAA family ATPase, whose amino-acid sequence MKYAINATVEKNPWARPKIQPEIAANRNSDDIALWNTLVDSVRAIAKMHDWTKAEVARRIGMPDGTFSQWYAGSYAGQLGKQNTKVQQWVEALKEVDALFERIPEKPAFQRNRIAQEIIDTLTLAQSTGDMVMITLDAGSGKTETCRHYRATRPHVYLVTASPHTRSVHGILNDMAAELEVVEYNPTRLTRAIGKRLERVGGGTLLIVDEAQNLTDEAINQLRHFVDINGTGLALVGNDEISGRLVHRQNGPSYAQIKSRLAMHLKRRKPYSEDIAARIHDWGIEDVGAVKFLTGIGLKAGALRQIDKTMMLARMAALGDGCEVTLKHVKAAWKNRDVEELA is encoded by the coding sequence ATGAAATACGCGATCAATGCAACAGTTGAGAAAAATCCTTGGGCGCGACCAAAAATCCAGCCCGAAATAGCAGCAAACCGCAACAGTGATGATATTGCCTTATGGAATACGCTTGTGGATTCGGTGAGAGCTATCGCAAAAATGCATGATTGGACGAAGGCGGAAGTTGCGCGGCGCATTGGTATGCCGGATGGAACATTTTCGCAATGGTATGCGGGCAGTTATGCGGGGCAATTGGGCAAGCAGAATACAAAAGTTCAACAGTGGGTAGAGGCTTTAAAGGAGGTGGATGCGCTTTTTGAGCGTATTCCTGAAAAGCCGGCCTTTCAGAGGAATCGTATTGCACAAGAAATCATTGACACTTTAACACTGGCACAAAGCACGGGCGATATGGTGATGATTACGCTTGATGCGGGCAGTGGCAAGACGGAAACATGCCGTCATTATCGTGCAACGCGCCCGCATGTTTATTTGGTGACAGCAAGCCCGCATACGCGCAGTGTTCATGGTATTTTGAATGACATGGCAGCAGAATTGGAAGTGGTGGAATATAATCCCACCCGCTTAACACGCGCTATTGGCAAGAGGTTAGAGCGGGTAGGTGGTGGGACGTTATTGATTGTTGATGAGGCGCAAAATTTAACGGATGAGGCGATTAATCAATTGCGCCATTTTGTTGATATCAACGGCACGGGTTTGGCTTTGGTTGGCAATGATGAGATTTCTGGACGTTTGGTTCACCGTCAAAATGGCCCTTCTTATGCGCAAATTAAAAGCCGTTTGGCAATGCATTTGAAGCGCCGTAAGCCCTATAGTGAAGATATTGCCGCCCGTATCCATGATTGGGGGATTGAAGATGTTGGGGCGGTTAAGTTTCTGACAGGGATTGGTTTAAAGGCTGGTGCTTTGCGGCAAATTGATAAAACCATGATGCTGGCACGCATGGCAGCCCTTGGAGATGGGTGTGAGGTCACGCTTAAACATGTCAAAGCGGCGTGGAAAAACCGTGACGTGGAGGAATTGGCATGA
- a CDS encoding helix-turn-helix domain-containing protein gives MTITQTWDRHSILAELRRRNMTLAELTKVYQIPSSSVKNIWTRPNEKAERAIADFIGLPVEQVFSDRYPKTNRRIFKAAKHANTDLSAHSTLRGNAA, from the coding sequence ATGACTATCACACAAACATGGGATCGCCATAGTATTTTAGCTGAGCTACGCCGCCGTAATATGACCTTGGCGGAACTCACGAAAGTTTATCAAATCCCGTCATCCAGTGTCAAAAACATTTGGACACGGCCCAATGAAAAAGCCGAACGCGCCATTGCCGATTTTATCGGCTTGCCCGTCGAGCAGGTTTTTAGCGACCGCTACCCTAAAACGAACCGTCGCATTTTTAAAGCAGCAAAACATGCCAATACGGACTTGAGTGCACATTCCACATTGCGCGGTAATGCCGCTTAA
- a CDS encoding DUF3164 family protein: MNQRIELEGTHYMKDAKGALVPINLIRPADLLEDETVRKIMGFAKELSARVARFNNHTIADLSAFDRLLAQEYGVERRGKKGNCTYTSFDGLQRIRVQVQESFDFGPQLQTAKSLLDECLNEWSADARPEIRAIITRAFNTDKEGKVNRGEIFMLLRLDIDDPRWKEAMRAIREAIRVTTSKEYVRFYERDSLEHPWHPVTIDLAKT, translated from the coding sequence ATGAATCAACGAATTGAGCTTGAAGGCACGCATTATATGAAGGATGCGAAAGGGGCTTTGGTACCGATTAATCTGATCCGTCCTGCGGATTTATTAGAAGATGAAACGGTGCGTAAAATTATGGGCTTTGCCAAAGAATTATCGGCAAGGGTTGCACGTTTTAACAATCATACGATTGCGGATTTGAGTGCCTTTGATCGTTTGCTTGCGCAAGAATATGGTGTGGAGCGGCGTGGCAAAAAGGGCAATTGTACTTACACAAGTTTTGATGGTTTGCAACGCATTCGGGTGCAAGTGCAAGAGAGCTTTGATTTTGGTCCGCAATTGCAAACAGCCAAAAGCCTTCTTGATGAATGTTTAAATGAGTGGTCTGCGGATGCGCGTCCTGAAATCCGCGCTATTATTACGCGTGCTTTTAATACCGATAAAGAAGGGAAAGTCAATCGTGGCGAAATCTTTATGCTGTTGCGTTTGGATATTGATGACCCTCGCTGGAAGGAAGCTATGCGTGCTATTCGTGAAGCGATCCGTGTGACGACCAGTAAGGAATATGTGCGTTTTTATGAACGGGACAGTTTGGAGCATCCTTGGCACCCTGTCACGATTGATTTGGCAAAGACGTAA
- a CDS encoding DUF2730 family protein has translation MNLDISVANGWLSLLLSIIAICGVLKAYFSSGAREMLKDIVLLKERVQKLETEMDFLPDRDGLQRLEVNMERLNGRLNTLSAQLQPVAAIGERLQEFLLENAKK, from the coding sequence GTGAATTTGGATATTAGTGTTGCCAATGGCTGGTTGTCTTTACTGCTGTCGATTATAGCGATTTGTGGTGTTTTGAAAGCCTATTTTTCTTCTGGTGCACGAGAAATGTTGAAAGACATCGTGTTGCTTAAGGAGCGTGTGCAAAAGTTAGAAACAGAGATGGATTTTTTGCCTGATCGCGACGGACTGCAGCGGTTGGAGGTGAATATGGAACGGTTGAATGGGCGTCTCAATACACTTTCTGCGCAGTTGCAACCGGTGGCGGCGATTGGAGAGCGTTTGCAAGAGTTTTTACTGGAGAATGCCAAAAAATGA
- a CDS encoding helix-turn-helix domain-containing protein, whose translation MARLEREPQTELAKRLREVRRVLGNEERGIFAQRLNLQRNTLANYEIGAHEPTSSAINAYHRVYNINPHWLVTGEGEMFSDMAKAKAAGFKPQTIPPGLMKKLGRIAYTTYRDAKIKLPPEDIAELAAELCIKLQELVQNINDPEEVELTFPLLKLHLKRQIEAEKAHLTTTQNTA comes from the coding sequence TTGGCACGCCTTGAAAGAGAACCACAAACAGAACTGGCAAAACGGCTACGTGAAGTACGACGAGTACTCGGAAACGAAGAGCGTGGAATTTTTGCGCAACGCCTTAATTTACAACGCAATACCCTTGCCAATTATGAAATCGGAGCACACGAACCAACATCCTCAGCAATTAATGCCTATCATAGAGTCTATAACATTAACCCTCATTGGCTTGTTACGGGTGAAGGTGAGATGTTCAGTGACATGGCAAAGGCAAAAGCAGCGGGTTTTAAACCACAGACTATCCCTCCTGGACTCATGAAAAAGCTCGGTCGCATAGCTTATACAACCTATCGCGACGCAAAAATAAAACTCCCCCCTGAAGATATAGCGGAATTAGCGGCAGAGCTTTGTATAAAGTTGCAAGAGCTTGTTCAAAACATCAATGACCCAGAAGAAGTCGAACTTACTTTTCCTCTTCTAAAGTTGCATTTAAAGCGACAAATTGAAGCTGAAAAAGCACATCTAACAACCACACAAAATACGGCCTAA
- a CDS encoding DEAD/DEAH box helicase has protein sequence MRVVELRKDFILNINNVFTKLGLSPLLIKNLLSAGMRKPTSIQEQAIPVMLKGHDILGIAQTGSGKTLAFGLPILSQILALGDKRSPKTARALILVPTRELAVQVDETIRAVAKGTHLSTCLVFGGVSRLKQIKRINAGVDVLIATPGRLRDLVREKCVDLSQTRFLVLDEADRMLDMGFINDVRQIAKLLHQEHQSALFSATMSKEITALAKCLLNEPLKIEVSPQGTTTAEISQKLYCVSTREKKNVLGKLLTNAAFTSVIVFTRTKHGADAVTRSLTKRGYCVATIHGNKSQNARQSALKAFRDKAVQILVATDIAARGIDIPGISHVINYDLPDEAESYVHRIGRTGRNGASGEALTLFDEGVEGARLRAVERLIRMRLAREDIPEQFAAFPEKPIVSEGEERGNEKKSRFRKSKRQKRFLNCKDKAEELQDKNSPSPSKKHKKAKAAVKRKKLFRFRKSMKKAA, from the coding sequence TTGAGAGTTGTGGAGTTGAGGAAAGATTTTATTTTGAATATAAATAACGTTTTCACAAAATTAGGTTTGTCTCCTCTTTTGATTAAAAACTTGCTTAGTGCTGGTATGCGTAAACCTACATCTATTCAAGAACAGGCAATTCCAGTGATGCTGAAAGGGCATGATATATTAGGGATTGCACAGACGGGCTCTGGAAAGACCTTAGCATTCGGTTTGCCTATTTTAAGTCAGATTTTGGCTTTGGGAGATAAACGTTCCCCTAAAACTGCGCGCGCGTTAATCTTGGTTCCTACACGTGAGCTTGCTGTTCAGGTTGATGAAACAATTCGTGCTGTTGCGAAAGGAACGCATCTTTCAACATGTCTTGTTTTTGGTGGAGTATCACGTTTAAAACAAATTAAACGTATAAATGCAGGGGTGGATGTTTTAATAGCAACACCAGGCCGTTTAAGAGATCTTGTCCGTGAAAAATGCGTCGATCTGTCTCAAACGCGTTTTTTGGTTCTGGATGAAGCAGATCGTATGTTAGATATGGGCTTTATTAATGATGTACGGCAAATCGCAAAGCTTTTGCATCAGGAGCATCAGTCCGCACTCTTTTCTGCGACAATGTCGAAAGAGATTACCGCACTTGCAAAGTGTTTGCTCAATGAGCCCCTGAAAATAGAAGTTTCTCCTCAAGGGACGACAACTGCGGAGATCAGCCAAAAGCTCTATTGTGTTTCTACGCGTGAAAAAAAGAATGTTTTAGGTAAGCTTTTGACAAATGCGGCTTTTACTTCTGTTATTGTTTTTACCAGAACAAAGCACGGTGCTGATGCTGTCACACGTAGTCTCACAAAGAGAGGGTATTGTGTTGCGACAATTCACGGAAATAAGTCACAAAATGCTCGTCAGTCTGCCTTAAAAGCTTTTCGTGACAAAGCAGTACAGATCCTTGTTGCAACAGATATTGCAGCACGCGGAATTGACATACCTGGAATAAGCCATGTTATTAATTATGATTTACCAGATGAAGCTGAAAGTTATGTGCATCGTATCGGTCGCACAGGACGCAATGGTGCTTCTGGTGAAGCACTCACCCTTTTTGATGAAGGTGTAGAAGGAGCACGGTTGCGGGCTGTAGAGCGTTTGATTCGTATGCGTTTAGCACGTGAAGATATTCCGGAACAGTTTGCTGCTTTCCCAGAGAAGCCGATTGTATCAGAAGGTGAAGAAAGAGGAAATGAAAAAAAATCTCGTTTTAGAAAATCTAAACGTCAGAAGCGGTTTTTAAATTGTAAAGATAAAGCTGAAGAATTACAGGATAAAAATTCTCCTTCTCCAAGTAAAAAACACAAAAAAGCAAAAGCAGCCGTAAAACGGAAGAAGCTTTTTCGTTTTCGCAAGTCAATGAAGAAGGCTGCTTGA
- a CDS encoding ParB/RepB/Spo0J family partition protein encodes MAQFQRLSLDVIVVPERIRPVDDEHAKALAQSIAREGLMNPITVRHTPNAKEGNYTLIAGAHRLRAATLLGFREIDAVVVQADKENAALLEVAENLFRNELSVIDRALFVQTYRELWEKKYGEIKCGGDGSNQHKSKKEQLGQVVPIAQISDNVSSNDSEIACEGDKVAKGKVYPLPNDGSLEEFGQADLIAQRSSNSAKFAQLHDEEQMGKVYSFAAHVADRIGLSPKSVRRLNSIARHLQPELRSVLRGTALADNQAQLLKLAKMEPVAQRRVAVAFQQVEGDLRRAFDLVNGINTPPQINEQERIFAQLLGVWQRANAQTRARFCDYLEKQAVEVQ; translated from the coding sequence ATGGCACAGTTTCAAAGGCTTTCTCTTGATGTGATTGTGGTGCCGGAGCGTATTCGCCCTGTGGATGATGAGCATGCTAAGGCTCTTGCGCAATCGATAGCGCGAGAAGGGTTGATGAATCCGATTACCGTGCGCCATACGCCCAATGCCAAGGAGGGCAATTATACGCTTATTGCCGGTGCGCACCGATTACGGGCTGCTACGCTTTTGGGCTTTCGCGAAATTGATGCGGTTGTGGTGCAAGCGGATAAGGAGAATGCTGCGTTATTAGAGGTTGCGGAAAATCTGTTTCGTAATGAATTGTCTGTTATTGACCGTGCTTTGTTTGTCCAGACTTACCGCGAATTATGGGAGAAGAAGTATGGGGAAATCAAGTGTGGTGGGGACGGTAGTAACCAGCATAAAAGCAAAAAAGAGCAATTGGGACAAGTTGTCCCTATTGCTCAAATCAGTGACAATGTCTCTTCAAATGACAGTGAAATCGCCTGTGAAGGGGACAAAGTGGCAAAGGGTAAAGTTTACCCTTTGCCAAATGATGGGTCTTTGGAGGAATTCGGTCAAGCTGACCTAATTGCTCAAAGGAGTAGCAATAGTGCAAAGTTTGCACAATTGCATGATGAAGAGCAAATGGGTAAAGTTTACTCTTTTGCCGCACATGTGGCAGATCGTATTGGTTTGTCTCCAAAATCAGTAAGACGTCTTAACAGCATTGCTCGACATTTACAACCGGAGTTGCGTTCGGTTTTGCGTGGAACGGCTTTGGCGGATAATCAGGCACAATTGTTGAAGTTGGCAAAGATGGAGCCGGTTGCGCAACGGAGAGTGGCGGTTGCGTTTCAACAGGTTGAGGGGGATTTGCGGCGGGCTTTTGATTTGGTCAATGGGATTAATACGCCCCCGCAAATTAATGAACAGGAACGGATTTTTGCCCAATTATTGGGGGTGTGGCAAAGGGCGAATGCGCAAACGCGGGCGCGTTTTTGCGACTATTTAGAAAAGCAAGCGGTGGAGGTGCAATGA
- a CDS encoding transposase domain-containing protein translates to MKEWFSIAELAEAALPGLPKSQGGLRKILSTKWRHHSDLIRKVKGAFRPIVEIHLSLLPEEARAALLVRSGVGCVSGEIENSGQKEELWARYEGLSKEHKRRCEERLKALCFMDDLLHGGLGVHDAAVRTGVHFGISCRSLFHWWQRVEGYERPDWLAALAPCYGEENFSQFAPCHEEAWEVLCSDYLRPSKPAFSACYRRMVVIAREKGWEPLPSERALRRRFHKEISKAAVVLAREGEEKAKKLYPAQRRDRSSLHALQAVNMDGHKLDVFVTVPWAQRPVRLYLIAIQDLYSGKILSWRLSDVESWEIVRLVIGDMVEAYGIPERMTLDNGRAFTSKWISGGVQNRFRFKIKPDDPQGLLTSLGVQLQWTTPYSGQSKPIERAWRDLAEGISKHPFCAGAYTGNKPDAKPEDYGKRAIGFEEFKAHVGAQIMAHNEQTGRKAVNCAGRSFDVTFAESLKADGTIVRQATAAQRALWLLTSQALRAQKGTGEIHFYGNRYWARALNEYAGQKVIVRFDPDDLHQDLRVYDLNNRFICMASCLCDVGFYDQQAARLNGRLRKEYVKAVKAEKQLAAKLAPDQLADVYGRLEQKGKELKRKSAIKPKVTRLVANNMGNLALTAKEDEALEEEEFSQHLHKALRRLSVCDGGREVIKFPKQ, encoded by the coding sequence ATGAAGGAATGGTTTAGTATTGCTGAATTGGCTGAAGCGGCTTTGCCAGGGTTGCCGAAGAGTCAAGGTGGACTGCGTAAGATTTTGTCGACGAAATGGCGCCATCATAGTGACTTGATACGCAAAGTTAAGGGAGCGTTTCGACCCATTGTCGAGATTCATCTCTCGTTATTACCGGAGGAGGCGCGGGCGGCTTTGTTGGTGCGCTCTGGTGTGGGGTGTGTTTCGGGGGAGATAGAGAATAGTGGACAAAAAGAAGAACTTTGGGCGCGTTATGAGGGGCTTTCAAAGGAGCATAAAAGGCGCTGTGAAGAGCGTTTGAAGGCACTTTGTTTTATGGATGATTTGCTCCATGGCGGTCTTGGCGTGCATGATGCGGCGGTACGGACGGGGGTTCATTTTGGTATCAGTTGTCGGTCACTGTTTCATTGGTGGCAAAGGGTGGAAGGTTATGAACGCCCTGATTGGCTTGCGGCTTTAGCGCCTTGTTATGGTGAGGAGAATTTTTCACAATTTGCGCCTTGTCATGAGGAAGCTTGGGAGGTTCTCTGTTCGGATTATTTACGTCCCTCTAAACCTGCTTTTTCGGCGTGTTATCGACGGATGGTTGTGATTGCACGAGAAAAGGGTTGGGAGCCACTTCCTTCGGAGCGGGCTTTGCGGCGGCGTTTTCATAAAGAAATTTCCAAGGCGGCTGTGGTGTTGGCGCGTGAGGGAGAAGAAAAGGCAAAAAAGCTTTATCCAGCACAACGGCGTGATCGTTCGAGCCTGCATGCTTTGCAAGCGGTGAATATGGATGGGCATAAGTTGGATGTTTTTGTGACTGTGCCTTGGGCTCAAAGACCTGTGCGGCTTTATTTGATAGCTATACAAGATCTTTATTCGGGGAAGATTTTATCGTGGCGCCTATCGGATGTTGAAAGCTGGGAAATCGTTCGTTTGGTGATAGGGGATATGGTTGAAGCCTATGGGATACCGGAGCGCATGACTTTGGATAATGGGCGTGCCTTTACCAGCAAATGGATTTCTGGGGGTGTGCAAAACCGTTTTCGCTTTAAGATTAAGCCGGATGATCCGCAAGGACTTTTGACGAGTTTGGGTGTGCAATTGCAATGGACAACGCCTTATAGTGGGCAATCGAAACCGATTGAACGGGCATGGCGTGATTTGGCGGAGGGGATTTCGAAGCATCCTTTTTGTGCGGGGGCTTATACGGGCAATAAGCCGGATGCTAAGCCTGAGGATTATGGTAAGCGTGCGATTGGATTTGAAGAATTTAAAGCCCATGTTGGCGCGCAGATTATGGCGCATAATGAGCAAACGGGGCGCAAGGCGGTTAATTGTGCGGGACGCAGTTTTGATGTGACCTTTGCTGAGAGTTTAAAAGCCGATGGGACGATTGTTCGGCAAGCAACAGCGGCGCAACGGGCTTTATGGCTTTTGACTTCACAAGCGCTTCGGGCGCAAAAGGGCACGGGTGAGATCCATTTTTATGGCAATCGTTACTGGGCGCGTGCGTTGAATGAATATGCGGGGCAGAAGGTGATTGTGCGCTTTGATCCGGATGATTTGCATCAGGATTTGCGGGTTTATGATTTGAACAATCGGTTTATTTGCATGGCATCTTGTCTTTGTGATGTAGGTTTTTACGACCAGCAGGCAGCGCGTTTGAATGGGCGTTTGCGTAAAGAATATGTGAAGGCTGTGAAAGCCGAAAAGCAGTTGGCAGCTAAACTTGCCCCTGATCAATTGGCGGATGTTTATGGGCGCCTTGAACAAAAGGGCAAAGAGTTAAAACGCAAATCTGCGATAAAGCCAAAGGTTACGCGATTGGTTGCAAACAATATGGGGAATTTGGCTTTGACAGCAAAGGAGGATGAGGCTTTGGAAGAAGAAGAATTTAGCCAACATCTTCATAAGGCTTTGAGACGGCTTTCTGTCTGTGATGGGGGGCGTGAAGTGATAAAGTTTCCTAAGCAATAG
- a CDS encoding glycoside hydrolase family 19 protein — protein sequence MVSIDSSFLHKLAPRLAHHARQDFIIVEMARALPEALSYAALTTPLRIAHFLSQCAHESDGFFTVCEYASGRAYEGRKDLGNVKLGDGVRFKGRGLIQLTGRKNYQRFTQFWCSFNEQAVDYEAFPEMVERFPAALWSAIWFWQMKGLNRLADQDDLLGITKAINGGKNGLMQRLTYLNRAKKLLGLFCEAKL from the coding sequence ATGGTTTCGATAGACAGTTCTTTTCTTCATAAGCTTGCGCCTCGATTGGCGCATCATGCGCGCCAAGATTTTATTATTGTGGAAATGGCACGGGCATTGCCTGAAGCTTTGTCTTATGCTGCACTCACAACACCGTTGCGTATTGCGCATTTTCTAAGTCAATGTGCCCATGAAAGTGATGGTTTTTTTACGGTGTGTGAATATGCTTCTGGTCGTGCTTATGAGGGGCGCAAAGATTTAGGCAATGTTAAGCTAGGGGATGGAGTGCGCTTTAAGGGGCGCGGTTTGATCCAATTAACGGGGCGCAAGAATTATCAACGTTTTACGCAGTTTTGGTGTTCGTTCAATGAACAGGCTGTTGATTATGAAGCTTTTCCAGAAATGGTGGAAAGGTTTCCAGCAGCCCTTTGGTCGGCTATTTGGTTTTGGCAGATGAAAGGTTTGAATAGGTTAGCAGATCAAGATGATTTGCTAGGGATTACCAAGGCGATTAATGGAGGAAAGAATGGCCTTATGCAACGCTTGACCTATTTGAATCGCGCTAAAAAGCTTTTGGGGCTTTTTTGCGAGGCGAAGCTATGA
- a CDS encoding helix-turn-helix domain-containing protein, with the protein MQEKAYSDFPALLCEIAAVAGNEAAWNMMRAFGGRQVYLPGRLENADWLVEIVGLEETEQLIKHFCFNGSGVRLLIPLGRDAERRQKMIKALQKGWSVDAASAVSGMHVRTAYRLKKKISLQEPQGLLFPELYEY; encoded by the coding sequence GTGCAAGAGAAAGCTTATAGCGATTTTCCTGCATTGTTGTGTGAAATAGCCGCTGTTGCTGGCAATGAGGCGGCATGGAATATGATGCGGGCTTTTGGTGGGCGACAGGTTTATCTTCCTGGGCGCCTTGAAAATGCTGATTGGTTGGTTGAAATTGTAGGGCTTGAAGAAACAGAGCAACTGATCAAGCATTTTTGTTTTAATGGTTCTGGTGTGCGCCTTCTGATCCCCCTTGGCAGAGATGCCGAACGGCGGCAAAAAATGATAAAAGCCTTGCAAAAAGGCTGGTCTGTTGATGCTGCATCTGCTGTTTCTGGTATGCATGTGCGTACAGCTTATCGCTTGAAGAAGAAAATTTCTTTGCAAGAACCCCAAGGTCTCTTATTTCCAGAACTTTATGAGTATTGA